One genomic segment of Rubripirellula tenax includes these proteins:
- a CDS encoding sulfatase-like hydrolase/transferase has product MNNDTRHFSISAIAVSCVGCLLLAALACAAENHGDRPDRPNILWIVAEDHGPHMGCYGDNFATTPNVDKLARRGMCFDFAWSNAPVCASARTTLWSGLYGTSTGGEHMRSMVEMPANKKMFPQLLREVGYYCVGNGKEDYNFAKPDEMWDESPHRAHWNQCPDGRPFFAYFNHTESHEGKIHDIKDQSDHDRSKVRVPAYHPDHPAVRGEWARYYDSVTAVDTEAGKRLAELTKSGLNEDTIVFYFADHGAGLARNKRWPNNAGLHVPVVVYFPEKHQHLAPPEYQPGGRSDRLISFVDFAPTMLSIAGIQPPDWMQGHAFAGERPAPAQPFVHGFRGRMDERIDLVRSVFDGRYVYLRNYMPHLSQGQRVESQIRLSHSSTHAWRKLYDAGKLNATQSLFWTAPKAPEELYDLKSDPDEVHNLADSPQHQDALLKLRTAQRNHAARIRDVGFIPEQERFQLAESPYDFGHDEQRYAFTRVLETAELASMLKNEAVPQLRDRLSDADPIVRFWAAMGLVMRGDNAIAASESELLNALTDASPDVQIAAAWAIVKHGSDSVATRGLNILAEYAPRDRNNTLLSMAALTALDDCGTKAEGLRENFAKWPTSGTATDDLDDGRFNSNPWKLMKSILLRFGVKVPPANNQMRAKK; this is encoded by the coding sequence ATGAACAACGACACTCGTCACTTCAGCATCAGTGCCATCGCCGTTAGCTGCGTTGGATGCTTGTTGTTAGCTGCGTTGGCATGCGCAGCAGAAAACCATGGGGACCGCCCTGACCGTCCCAACATTCTCTGGATCGTTGCCGAGGACCATGGTCCGCACATGGGATGCTACGGCGACAATTTTGCGACGACGCCCAACGTCGACAAACTTGCCCGTCGCGGAATGTGCTTCGATTTCGCTTGGTCAAACGCTCCCGTTTGCGCTTCGGCCAGAACGACGCTATGGTCGGGACTCTATGGAACCAGCACCGGCGGCGAGCACATGCGTAGCATGGTGGAGATGCCGGCGAACAAGAAGATGTTCCCGCAGCTTCTGCGAGAGGTCGGATACTACTGCGTGGGCAACGGCAAAGAAGACTACAATTTTGCGAAGCCGGATGAGATGTGGGACGAGTCACCTCATCGTGCCCATTGGAATCAATGCCCGGATGGAAGGCCGTTTTTCGCGTACTTCAACCACACCGAAAGTCATGAAGGCAAGATCCACGATATCAAGGATCAGTCGGATCACGATCGCAGCAAGGTCCGTGTGCCGGCCTATCACCCCGATCATCCGGCCGTGCGCGGCGAGTGGGCTCGTTACTACGACAGTGTTACAGCAGTGGATACTGAGGCAGGAAAACGTCTCGCGGAACTTACGAAGTCGGGACTGAACGAAGACACGATCGTGTTCTACTTTGCCGATCATGGGGCTGGGCTGGCTCGCAATAAACGCTGGCCCAACAATGCCGGCCTGCATGTTCCCGTGGTTGTCTACTTTCCGGAAAAACACCAGCATCTGGCTCCTCCGGAATACCAACCCGGTGGTCGCTCGGACCGTCTGATCTCGTTTGTCGATTTCGCGCCAACGATGCTCAGCATTGCAGGCATCCAACCGCCCGACTGGATGCAGGGACACGCGTTTGCCGGCGAGCGTCCGGCTCCGGCGCAACCGTTTGTTCACGGATTCCGGGGACGGATGGATGAGCGAATCGACCTTGTGCGAAGCGTTTTTGACGGGCGATATGTCTATCTACGCAACTACATGCCGCATCTGTCGCAAGGCCAACGGGTGGAATCGCAGATCCGGCTCAGTCATTCCTCGACGCACGCTTGGCGAAAGCTCTACGATGCTGGGAAATTGAACGCAACACAGAGTCTATTCTGGACCGCTCCTAAGGCACCCGAGGAGCTGTACGATCTGAAAAGCGATCCAGATGAAGTCCACAACCTTGCCGATTCGCCACAACATCAGGATGCCTTGCTGAAACTGCGAACGGCTCAGCGGAATCACGCTGCACGCATTCGCGATGTCGGGTTCATCCCCGAGCAAGAACGATTCCAACTCGCCGAATCCCCGTACGACTTTGGGCATGATGAGCAGCGGTACGCGTTTACACGCGTGCTGGAGACCGCAGAGCTTGCATCAATGTTAAAAAACGAAGCCGTGCCGCAGCTTCGCGATCGCCTGAGTGATGCCGATCCAATCGTGCGATTCTGGGCTGCGATGGGGTTGGTGATGCGAGGCGACAATGCCATTGCCGCATCAGAATCCGAATTGCTCAATGCCCTCACCGATGCCTCGCCAGACGTTCAAATCGCCGCCGCATGGGCGATCGTTAAACATGGTTCCGATTCGGTTGCTACGCGGGGACTCAACATTCTCGCCGAGTACGCTCCCCGCGATCGCAACAACACTTTGCTGTCGATGGCTGCCCTAACGGCGCTGGACGATTGCGGAACGAAAGCCGAAGGACTGCGTGAGAATTTCGCCAAGTGGCCGACGTCCGGTACAGCCACAGACGACTTGGATGATGGCCGTTTCAACTCGAACCCATGGAAGCTGATGAAGAGCATCCTATTGCGTTTCGGCGTGAAGGTGCCACCAGCCAACAATCAAATGCGTGCGAAAAAGTGA
- a CDS encoding BNR repeat-containing protein — protein sequence MPKTIVRPGALWNFGAGALQTYRGWQYAAFWDASKQVTVARRELPQGTWECASLGGYQRTSNINRGSAGPKARGFGDGHEKVAMGISSDGVIHLAFDHHVSTLHYRCSRPGLANKPKEFTWTEALFGAAEDNLGGPKLETVTYPSFVRDGDRLSLYLRLNVGSGSADSHLFEYHAGCWIINDPGSSKLIDKHWSGGNGTVNAYPHTMVVHKGRRHLTWCWRDTPDARTCHDLCYAYSDDHGQIWKNSTGTEIAVRGSKFISADSPGIAVLDIPPGSFYVNGGSMSVDDAGDIHVLMKGPSGRPMTAVRKASTGEWIRGEGSILGVLIARPEPRLVVAESGLYRQSSGKEGLTRISTPIEDLCRDSRYVVDRHRWQHDRVVSVIGQNGTKVSVIDFATEDQ from the coding sequence ATGCCCAAAACAATCGTACGGCCGGGTGCGCTCTGGAATTTTGGCGCCGGAGCGTTGCAGACGTATCGAGGTTGGCAGTACGCAGCATTCTGGGATGCCAGCAAACAAGTAACAGTTGCGCGTCGCGAACTGCCACAGGGAACTTGGGAATGTGCATCGCTGGGTGGCTATCAACGCACGTCCAACATCAACCGTGGTAGTGCGGGACCAAAGGCCCGAGGTTTTGGTGACGGTCATGAAAAGGTTGCAATGGGAATCTCAAGTGACGGCGTGATTCATCTGGCTTTCGACCATCATGTGTCAACGTTGCACTATCGATGCAGCCGCCCGGGCCTCGCGAATAAGCCGAAGGAGTTCACATGGACAGAAGCACTCTTCGGAGCCGCTGAGGACAATCTGGGTGGACCGAAGCTGGAAACCGTCACGTATCCGAGTTTTGTTCGCGACGGTGATCGACTTTCTTTGTACCTGCGACTCAACGTCGGTTCCGGTAGCGCCGATTCCCATCTATTCGAATACCATGCCGGCTGCTGGATCATCAATGATCCAGGTTCCAGCAAGCTCATCGACAAGCATTGGTCTGGGGGCAACGGAACCGTCAACGCCTATCCGCACACGATGGTTGTCCACAAGGGACGCCGACACCTAACGTGGTGCTGGAGAGACACACCCGATGCACGCACCTGCCATGACCTTTGCTACGCGTACAGTGATGACCACGGCCAAATCTGGAAAAATAGTACGGGCACGGAAATCGCTGTGCGAGGTTCCAAGTTTATCTCTGCCGATTCACCAGGGATCGCGGTGCTGGACATCCCACCCGGTTCTTTCTACGTCAATGGCGGATCGATGTCAGTCGACGATGCCGGTGACATCCACGTCCTAATGAAAGGTCCAAGTGGTCGCCCCATGACTGCCGTTCGGAAGGCTTCGACGGGAGAGTGGATTCGCGGAGAAGGATCCATTCTTGGAGTGCTGATCGCACGCCCAGAACCACGATTGGTCGTCGCCGAAAGTGGACTCTACCGACAGAGCAGCGGCAAAGAGGGGCTCACCCGGATCAGCACGCCGATCGAAGATCTTTGCAGAGACAGCCGCTACGTCGTCGACCGCCATCGATGGCAACACGATAGAGTGGTTTCCGTCATCGGTCAAAACGGAACCAAGGTAAGCGTGATCGACTTCGCCACAGAGGATCAATAA
- a CDS encoding sulfatase — MSRFYFTLFLVLLSPISVWAEERPTSNPKPNVLFIAVDDLNDYISPLDNHPGVSSPNFDRLARHSVSFANAHCAAPACHASRVAMMTGVHPVTSGIYKNLFGAHGPRWRDESPALKDAVVLSQHFRDHGYHAVGGGKIFHALQWTPGDSQNDPGAWDEYRGDPLDPISKDWPRPKLIPDAKAGLTPGRPLGPQQLFGAQPLPVSDEETGDHMVVNWANEQLAKPHDKPLFLAVGLFRPHIPFEVPQKYFDMHPLESIKLPEVVENDLVDSRPPERQPWHHWVVKNQQWEKLMQGYLASISYTDHQLGRLLDALDASPMNDNTIVVLWSDHGFHIGEKDNWEKFCLWDQTTRVPLFIHVPGVSADGTSTRQPATLTDVYPTLCELAGLPIPAQCDGHSLVAQIKAPTTEHDRLSLTSFVFAEEPSHAVSDNRYRYIRYHDGFEELYDLENDPNEFTNLASDSKMANTKARLANGLPKQAAPPRQIPKDSKYNLNRLRNATSP; from the coding sequence ATGTCACGATTCTACTTCACTCTATTCTTGGTTCTGCTGTCGCCGATTTCGGTTTGGGCCGAAGAACGTCCAACCAGCAACCCGAAACCGAACGTTTTGTTCATCGCCGTCGATGACCTGAACGACTACATCTCGCCGCTGGACAATCATCCCGGTGTAAGTAGCCCCAACTTTGATCGGCTGGCTCGACATAGTGTGAGCTTTGCCAACGCTCACTGTGCCGCGCCCGCTTGCCACGCTTCGCGTGTGGCGATGATGACAGGCGTGCACCCGGTGACGTCTGGCATCTACAAAAATCTGTTCGGTGCTCATGGGCCACGCTGGCGTGATGAATCACCAGCACTGAAAGATGCCGTTGTCTTGTCTCAGCATTTTCGTGATCACGGCTATCACGCTGTGGGTGGTGGAAAAATTTTTCATGCGTTGCAGTGGACGCCTGGCGATTCGCAAAACGATCCTGGCGCCTGGGATGAATACCGTGGCGACCCACTCGATCCGATCTCGAAAGACTGGCCACGGCCCAAGTTGATTCCCGATGCCAAAGCCGGATTGACGCCGGGACGGCCGCTCGGTCCACAGCAACTTTTCGGGGCGCAACCACTACCGGTGTCCGATGAAGAAACCGGGGACCACATGGTGGTCAATTGGGCGAACGAGCAACTTGCCAAACCACACGACAAGCCGTTGTTCTTGGCTGTGGGTCTGTTTCGACCGCACATTCCATTCGAGGTGCCGCAGAAGTACTTCGATATGCATCCACTGGAATCGATTAAACTCCCCGAAGTCGTCGAGAACGACCTTGTTGATTCGCGACCGCCCGAGCGTCAGCCGTGGCACCACTGGGTCGTAAAGAACCAGCAATGGGAAAAGCTGATGCAAGGCTATCTGGCCAGCATCAGCTACACCGATCATCAGCTCGGGCGTTTGCTGGACGCCCTTGACGCTTCACCAATGAACGACAACACGATTGTGGTGCTGTGGAGCGACCACGGTTTTCACATTGGCGAAAAAGACAACTGGGAAAAGTTCTGTCTTTGGGATCAAACCACACGCGTTCCGCTGTTCATCCATGTTCCCGGCGTAAGTGCAGATGGCACAAGCACGCGTCAACCTGCAACACTCACCGACGTCTATCCCACACTCTGCGAACTTGCAGGGCTGCCGATTCCAGCTCAATGCGATGGCCATTCGTTAGTTGCGCAGATCAAAGCCCCAACTACCGAACACGACCGTCTTTCGTTGACATCGTTCGTATTCGCAGAGGAACCATCACACGCCGTGTCAGATAATCGCTATCGATACATTCGGTATCACGATGGCTTTGAAGAACTGTACGATTTGGAAAACGACCCCAACGAGTTCACCAATCTGGCGAGCGATTCAAAGATGGCGAACACAAAAGCTCGACTCGCCAATGGGCTGCCCAAGCAAGCGGCTCCACCCAGACAGATCCCCAAAGACTCGAAGTACAACCTCAATCGCCTTCGCAACG
- a CDS encoding sulfatase-like hydrolase/transferase — MAMVGRLLWVFLLTSLSAVQAEDPAKPNIIFIFADDWGYGDLGAHGHLTDVKTPHLDAMSEQGVLFTDAYITAPQCSPSRAGLVTGRYQQRFGFDHIPDGPLPLDQTTIAERLRDAGYRTGMVGKWHLEPNPVCLEWAKKHQPAGIKNNRVVVRQDLSRRYWPQARGFDEFFTGEMNRYWSNYALDGSDLDSDGEWLDDPRFRVEVQTEAGLAFINRNADQPFFLYLAHFAPHVPLEATEKYLSRFPGEMPERRRTGLAMINAVDEGIGRIMKLLREKGIAENTLVIFTSDNGAPLKIHKLDAPGGGPGWDGSLNEPLTGEKGMVAEGGIRVPMIWSWPARLPRGKMISQPVISLDMTASAVAAAGVKVDSTTKLDGVDLIPWLTGDQTAIPQRNLFWRFWSQSAVRSGDWKFIVTSDGRELLFNLRDDKEEQHNLCAQHVEKAMQLKSELLQWNDQLQPMGLPSKPLNAEELGWYDHYFESTAPASLKR; from the coding sequence ATGGCGATGGTCGGTCGACTACTTTGGGTCTTCCTGCTGACGTCGCTGAGCGCCGTTCAGGCTGAAGACCCAGCCAAGCCGAACATCATTTTCATCTTCGCTGACGATTGGGGATACGGTGACCTAGGGGCCCATGGGCATCTGACCGACGTCAAGACACCACATCTCGATGCGATGTCTGAGCAGGGCGTGCTGTTTACGGATGCCTACATCACGGCGCCGCAGTGCTCCCCGTCACGTGCCGGATTGGTCACCGGTCGGTACCAGCAACGTTTCGGTTTCGATCACATACCCGATGGTCCCTTGCCGCTGGATCAAACAACGATTGCCGAAAGGCTGAGAGACGCCGGATACAGAACGGGCATGGTCGGCAAATGGCATCTCGAACCGAATCCTGTTTGCCTTGAGTGGGCCAAGAAGCACCAGCCCGCCGGCATCAAAAATAATCGAGTCGTTGTGCGGCAAGATCTGTCCCGACGCTACTGGCCTCAGGCTCGAGGTTTTGACGAGTTCTTTACGGGCGAAATGAATCGTTACTGGAGCAACTACGCTCTCGATGGAAGCGACTTGGATTCGGATGGCGAATGGTTGGATGATCCGCGTTTCCGCGTCGAAGTTCAAACCGAAGCCGGCTTGGCGTTCATTAATCGAAACGCGGACCAACCCTTCTTTCTGTATCTCGCACACTTCGCGCCGCACGTTCCCTTGGAAGCGACCGAGAAATACCTCAGCCGGTTTCCTGGCGAAATGCCCGAGCGTCGTCGAACGGGACTGGCAATGATTAACGCCGTCGACGAGGGCATTGGCCGCATCATGAAGTTGCTGCGTGAAAAAGGCATCGCCGAAAACACGCTCGTCATTTTTACCAGCGACAACGGTGCACCGCTGAAGATCCACAAGCTAGACGCGCCCGGGGGAGGCCCCGGGTGGGACGGGTCTCTGAACGAACCGTTGACCGGCGAAAAGGGAATGGTCGCCGAAGGCGGAATTCGGGTACCAATGATCTGGTCTTGGCCCGCCCGGTTGCCCCGAGGAAAGATGATCAGCCAGCCCGTGATCAGCTTGGACATGACAGCATCGGCGGTTGCCGCAGCCGGCGTGAAAGTCGACTCGACAACGAAGCTCGACGGGGTGGATTTAATTCCATGGCTCACGGGCGACCAGACTGCAATACCTCAGCGAAACCTGTTCTGGAGATTCTGGAGCCAGAGTGCGGTCCGTAGTGGTGATTGGAAATTCATTGTTACCAGTGACGGTCGCGAGTTGTTGTTCAACCTGCGCGACGACAAAGAAGAACAGCACAATCTTTGTGCCCAGCACGTCGAAAAAGCGATGCAGCTAAAATCGGAATTGCTGCAGTGGAATGACCAATTGCAGCCCATGGGACTTCCCTCAAAACCACTCAACGCTGAGGAGCTTGGTTGGTATGACCACTACTTTGAATCCACGGCCCCCGCATCATTGAAGCGATAA